Proteins co-encoded in one Bacteroidales bacterium genomic window:
- a CDS encoding thioesterase family protein — protein sequence MEIEIPIEIEYRAELIVDNQHTAAEYGSGLAKVFATPALVALMENAAYKCIEMYLPDGYSSVGTEINVKHLRATLPGDKVYAISKTVAFDGRKVDFEVEAFDSKGLIGKGTHQRFVINSARFMDKLNQ from the coding sequence ATGGAAATAGAAATACCCATAGAAATTGAATATAGAGCCGAATTAATTGTTGACAATCAACATACCGCTGCGGAGTATGGCTCAGGATTAGCGAAAGTGTTTGCAACGCCTGCTTTAGTAGCATTAATGGAAAATGCTGCATATAAGTGCATAGAAATGTATTTGCCAGATGGATATTCAAGCGTTGGCACTGAAATCAATGTTAAACACCTTAGAGCTACACTACCAGGTGATAAAGTATATGCAATAAGCAAAACAGTTGCCTTCGACGGTCGTAAAGTTGATTTCGAAGTTGAGGCTTTTGATTCTAAAGGCTTAATTGGCAAAGGCACACACCAGCGGTTTGTTATTAATTCCGCAAGATTTATGGATAAATTAAATCAGTAA
- a CDS encoding ROK family protein → MDNVIIGIDIGGTNTEVGVIKPNGEIIKRDKMPTRKHGADFNAYLADLVELINSAVKTCGNVKLAGIGIGAPNGNYLHGTIEQAPNLEWKEVVPICKLMSAYFPNIPIELTNDANAAAMGEMLFGAAKGYKDFITITLGTGVGSGIVCNGQLVYGHDGFAGEIGHTTVYPNGRLCGCGRYGCIEAYLSASGLAKTAAELMVKYRTPSVLGDIPFNKITSKDIYDAAKNGDWLAQEVFKVSGETMGLKLADVVATTSPKAIFFTGGVAKAGDMLLKPMKESMEKHMLSIFKNKVELLPSGLPGVDVALLGAAALVLEKIKC, encoded by the coding sequence ATGGATAATGTAATAATAGGAATTGATATAGGTGGAACAAACACCGAAGTAGGTGTTATTAAGCCTAATGGCGAAATAATCAAACGCGACAAAATGCCTACACGCAAGCACGGTGCTGATTTTAACGCATATCTAGCCGATTTGGTTGAATTAATAAATTCGGCTGTAAAAACATGCGGCAATGTTAAACTTGCAGGCATTGGAATAGGGGCTCCCAATGGGAATTATTTGCACGGAACAATCGAGCAAGCCCCAAACCTTGAATGGAAAGAAGTTGTGCCAATTTGTAAATTAATGTCTGCTTATTTCCCAAATATCCCGATAGAGCTTACCAACGATGCCAATGCCGCAGCAATGGGCGAAATGCTTTTTGGTGCTGCAAAAGGTTACAAAGATTTTATTACTATAACATTGGGAACAGGCGTGGGGAGTGGCATAGTGTGCAACGGACAACTTGTTTACGGTCACGATGGTTTCGCTGGCGAAATCGGACATACGACTGTATATCCTAACGGGAGGCTTTGTGGTTGTGGAAGATATGGCTGTATCGAGGCTTATTTGTCGGCTTCTGGACTTGCCAAAACTGCCGCGGAATTAATGGTAAAATATCGTACACCATCTGTTTTAGGAGATATCCCATTTAATAAAATCACCTCGAAAGATATTTACGACGCTGCAAAAAATGGAGATTGGTTGGCACAAGAAGTTTTCAAAGTATCGGGAGAAACTATGGGCTTAAAGTTAGCTGACGTGGTTGCCACAACAAGTCCCAAAGCAATATTTTTTACAGGAGGAGTAGCAAAAGCTGGAGATATGCTACTTAAACCAATGAAAGAGAGCATGGAAAAACATATGTTGTCAATATTTAAAAACAAGGTAGAACTATTGCCATCGGGGTTACCAGGTGTTGACGTTGCGCTATTGGGTGCGGCAGCACTTGTTTTAGAGAAAATAAAATGTTAA
- the amrB gene encoding AmmeMemoRadiSam system protein B, producing MSCIRIPIASGRFYPASGAALREMLSEFGKNYKKRLITNSENIIGGIVPHAGYIYSGNHAAAFFNEIKGSKYDTVIILSPGHTGMGPEISIDSHAGWQTPLGILDADRDFIESNIFVKDKSAQEFEHAAEVIVPFIQHFCPQVPKVAVITMRKQCFETAKIVANGLKQFAKISNKHILVIASSDFNHFDSAEVGKSKDENVIQKILSFDIEGVEREVKKHNVTVCGYGPIMALMLYAQDVSEKVECKILSRGHSGEVAKSDSVVDYVSAAFFKV from the coding sequence ATGTCTTGTATTCGAATTCCTATAGCTTCAGGTCGCTTTTATCCCGCAAGTGGAGCGGCTTTGAGAGAGATGCTGTCAGAGTTTGGAAAAAACTATAAAAAACGGTTAATTACTAACAGTGAAAATATCATTGGTGGGATTGTTCCACATGCAGGTTACATATATTCGGGGAATCATGCAGCTGCGTTTTTCAATGAAATTAAAGGAAGCAAATACGATACGGTAATAATTCTGTCGCCCGGACATACTGGTATGGGTCCTGAAATTTCAATCGACAGCCACGCAGGCTGGCAAACTCCTCTTGGAATACTTGATGCCGATCGTGATTTTATTGAATCCAATATCTTTGTAAAAGACAAGTCGGCACAAGAGTTTGAACATGCTGCAGAGGTAATAGTGCCTTTTATTCAGCACTTTTGCCCACAAGTACCAAAAGTTGCGGTTATCACTATGCGAAAGCAATGCTTTGAAACCGCAAAAATTGTAGCCAACGGATTAAAACAATTTGCCAAAATAAGCAATAAGCATATTTTAGTTATTGCCTCAAGTGATTTTAACCACTTCGACAGTGCCGAAGTAGGTAAAAGCAAAGATGAAAACGTTATACAAAAAATATTATCATTTGATATTGAAGGAGTTGAAAGGGAGGTAAAAAAACACAATGTAACCGTCTGTGGTTATGGTCCTATTATGGCTTTAATGCTCTATGCACAGGATGTTTCCGAAAAAGTTGAGTGTAAGATTTTAAGTCGCGGACATTCGGGCGAAGTTGCCAAATCAGACAGTGTTGTTGACTACGTCTCTGCTGCATTTTTCAAAGTATAA
- the amrS gene encoding AmmeMemoRadiSam system radical SAM enzyme, which yields MKTEALFYEKNSDGTVKCNLCPHHCLIKPNYYGACRVRKNIEGVLYSTSYGLTCSIRFDPVEKKPLYHYYPGKDIFSVGGFGCNLHCVFCQNYHISQINDIELSTRDIITPTEITKLYKKERNNCGFSFTYNEPTVNYEFIYETAKEVYLQQIPVALVTNGFINQEPLKKLLPYINALNVDLKSFSDEFYQKQTGGRLLPVLETIKTAKAQGKHIEITFLAINGLNDSTSELNLMVDWIANNVGKDTPFHISRYFPNYKLKIAPTPVDVLIQLYEIASKRLDFVYLGNISDSEYSKTRCPNCHTVLVERNGYYPKVIGLTDKGTCVKCGNSANFIL from the coding sequence ATGAAAACAGAGGCACTTTTCTACGAAAAAAACAGTGACGGAACAGTAAAATGTAACCTGTGCCCACACCATTGTTTAATTAAACCCAATTACTATGGAGCTTGTAGAGTAAGAAAAAACATCGAAGGAGTTTTATATTCAACATCTTACGGTCTGACATGCTCTATAAGATTTGACCCTGTTGAAAAGAAGCCTCTTTATCACTACTATCCGGGGAAAGATATTTTTTCTGTAGGAGGATTTGGTTGTAATCTACATTGCGTTTTTTGTCAAAACTACCATATTTCGCAAATTAATGATATTGAGCTTTCTACAAGAGATATAATTACACCTACCGAAATAACAAAACTGTATAAAAAGGAACGAAACAATTGTGGTTTTTCATTCACCTACAACGAACCTACCGTAAACTACGAATTTATATATGAAACCGCAAAAGAGGTCTATTTACAGCAAATACCTGTTGCATTGGTAACCAATGGGTTTATTAATCAAGAACCTCTTAAAAAACTTCTGCCTTATATAAACGCACTTAATGTTGATTTAAAATCTTTCTCAGATGAGTTTTATCAAAAACAGACAGGGGGCAGATTACTCCCCGTTCTTGAGACAATTAAAACAGCTAAGGCGCAAGGTAAACATATTGAAATAACTTTTCTAGCAATAAACGGTTTAAATGACAGTACATCTGAACTTAACCTTATGGTTGATTGGATTGCCAACAATGTTGGGAAGGATACACCTTTCCACATATCGAGATATTTCCCAAACTATAAGCTTAAAATTGCGCCAACTCCTGTCGATGTTTTGATACAATTGTACGAGATTGCCTCAAAGAGACTTGATTTTGTTTATTTGGGTAATATAAGTGATTCCGAATATTCAAAAACCAGATGCCCAAACTGTCATACAGTTTTAGTCGAACGTAACGGATACTATCCTAAAGTAATAGGACTAACAGATAAAGGTACCTGCGTTAAATGTGGAAATAGCGCTAATTTTATTTTGTAA
- the amrA gene encoding AmmeMemoRadiSam system protein A, producing the protein MNTCKTPIATFAAKAVEKWVTDREKLDCNDIPDDLKIKAACFVSLHTADGSLRGCIGTLEPRHSCLALDIIDNAVAACDNDRRFNRVEKKELHGLVISVDVLSEPEKTTIEELDPLKYGVIVSDGFRRGVLLPALESITTVKQQVDIAKNKAGLSHVDNSLLKFYRFTSTRYD; encoded by the coding sequence ATGAATACTTGCAAAACACCTATTGCGACATTTGCAGCAAAAGCTGTCGAAAAGTGGGTTACAGACAGGGAAAAACTTGATTGTAACGATATTCCTGATGATCTAAAAATTAAGGCAGCATGTTTTGTCTCTCTGCACACAGCGGACGGCAGCTTACGCGGATGCATAGGAACATTGGAACCCAGACACTCATGCCTGGCACTTGATATAATTGACAATGCGGTAGCAGCATGCGACAATGATAGGAGATTTAACAGGGTAGAAAAAAAGGAGTTACACGGTTTAGTAATTTCGGTTGACGTACTGTCAGAACCCGAAAAAACTACTATTGAAGAGCTTGACCCCCTGAAGTACGGAGTGATTGTTTCTGATGGTTTCAGAAGAGGAGTGTTGCTACCTGCGTTAGAAAGTATTACCACAGTAAAACAGCAAGTTGATATAGCCAAAAATAAGGCAGGGTTATCGCACGTTGATAACAGCTTGCTTAAATTTTACCGATTTACATCGACCCGATATGATTGA
- a CDS encoding methyltransferase translates to MSETSFRFKKFTIHQDKCAMKVGTDGVLLGAWADLPDSGHILDVGCGTGLISLMFAQRNPMLKIDAIEINNEAAVQASENVSISPWKKNIRVIKDDFFKYDFGNRKYHLIVSNPPFYIKGHKSASLSRDISRNDDFFSLHNFFTKVVRLLSDSADLAIILPYNRKNEVENLAKKYSLYFKKVCAVKPVPNKEYHRVLLQLSVRSCKTEFNELVIEQNGRHQYSPEYISMTKDYYLNM, encoded by the coding sequence ATGAGTGAAACAAGCTTTAGATTTAAAAAATTTACCATACATCAGGACAAATGCGCCATGAAAGTCGGCACCGATGGCGTGCTTCTTGGAGCCTGGGCTGATTTGCCTGATAGTGGACACATTTTAGATGTTGGATGTGGAACGGGGCTTATATCTTTAATGTTTGCTCAACGTAATCCCATGTTAAAAATCGATGCAATTGAGATAAACAATGAGGCTGCTGTTCAGGCTTCTGAAAATGTTTCTATTTCACCGTGGAAAAAAAATATCAGGGTAATTAAAGATGATTTTTTTAAGTATGACTTTGGTAACCGTAAGTATCATCTGATAGTATCAAATCCTCCGTTTTATATAAAAGGACATAAATCAGCCTCTTTGAGCAGAGATATTTCCAGAAACGATGATTTTTTTTCGCTACATAATTTTTTCACAAAAGTCGTGAGACTATTAAGTGATAGTGCTGATTTAGCCATCATACTTCCATATAACAGAAAAAATGAGGTGGAGAATCTGGCAAAAAAATACAGCTTATATTTCAAAAAGGTGTGTGCTGTAAAACCCGTTCCCAATAAAGAGTATCATAGAGTGCTACTGCAACTCTCTGTAAGGTCGTGTAAAACAGAATTTAACGAACTTGTTATTGAACAAAATGGCAGGCATCAATATAGTCCGGAATATATTTCGATGACAAAAGATTATTATCTTAATATGTAA